From one Azospirillum ramasamyi genomic stretch:
- a CDS encoding IS630 family transposase (programmed frameshift) produces the protein MGRSYSSDLRVRIYGEVEKGGSRRAAARRFDVSASTGVRLAQRMAATGSLDPARQGRPPGGGKLAPHAELLIGWVEKQGDITMPELAAKLKAERGVTVHPASLSRFLLARGFTVKKTVLASEAGRADVAEDRRSWRSHRQPRMREEPDRLVFLDETATTTKMTRLRGRAKRGQRFKATAPFGHWGTQTFIAALRCDGLTAPWIIKGAMNRTLFETYVETQLAPTLRPGDVVILDNLSSHKSEKAKAILKERGAWFLFLPPYSPDLNPIEMAFAKLKAHLRRIGARTIEELWRAVGSICDLYTPDECWNYLKHAGYASD, from the exons ATGGGGCGCAGCTATTCGTCGGACCTTCGGGTTCGGATTTACGGAGAGGTCGAGAAAGGCGGTTCGCGTCGGGCGGCGGCGCGCCGGTTCGATGTGAGCGCGAGCACGGGCGTGCGGCTTGCTCAGCGCATGGCGGCAACGGGCTCGCTGGACCCGGCCCGGCAGGGGCGCCCACCGGGCGGTGGCAAGCTGGCCCCGCATGCCGAACTTCTGATCGGCTGGGTGGAGAAGCAAGGCGACATCACCATGCCCGAACTGGCGGCCAAGCTGAAGGCCGAGCGCGGGGTCACGGTCCACCCCGCCTCGCTGTCGCGCTTCCTGCTCGCCCGCGGCTTCACTGTC AAAAAAACGGTGCTGGCGAGCGAGGCCGGTCGCGCTGACGTTGCTGAGGACCGCCGGAGTTGGCGCAGCCACCGTCAGCCCCGGATGCGCGAGGAGCCGGATCGGCTGGTGTTTCTCGACGAGACCGCAACCACCACGAAGATGACCCGACTGCGCGGACGGGCCAAGCGCGGCCAGCGGTTCAAGGCCACGGCGCCGTTTGGCCATTGGGGCACCCAGACCTTCATCGCTGCCCTGCGCTGCGACGGGCTGACCGCCCCGTGGATCATCAAGGGCGCGATGAACCGGACGCTCTTCGAGACCTATGTCGAGACACAACTCGCCCCGACCCTGCGGCCGGGCGATGTCGTCATCCTCGACAACCTATCCAGCCATAAGAGTGAAAAGGCCAAGGCCATCCTCAAGGAACGTGGCGCTTGGTTCCTCTTCCTGCCGCCCTACAGTCCCGACCTCAACCCTATCGAAATGGCGTTCGCCAAGCTCAAAGCTCATCTCCGCCGCATCGGCGCCCGTACCATCGAGGAGTTGTGGAGGGCTGTCGGCTCTATCTGCGACCTCTACACACCAGACGAATGCTGGAACTACCTCAAACATGCAGGATATGCGTCAGATTAA
- a CDS encoding exopolyphosphatase, which translates to MSEVAKYRLVTRSDFDGLVCAVLLKDLGILDEIKFVHPKDMQDGKIEITGRDITTNLPYVEGAHLVFDHHLSETMRVGGKANHIIDPKAPSAARVVYDYYGGKERFPTISEEMMAAVDQADSAQYQREDILNPTGWTLLNFIMDARTGLGRFREFRVSNYQLMMDLIDYCRSHSIEQILELPDVKERVDLYTQHAELFVDQLKRCATVRGNVVVLDLRREETIYAGNRFMIYALFPDTNVSIHVLWGLKQQNTVLACGKSILNRSSKTDIGPLMLQYGGGGHQAAGTCQVDNDRAEEVLEAIVARMRADG; encoded by the coding sequence ATGTCCGAAGTCGCGAAATACCGCCTCGTCACCCGCTCCGATTTCGATGGGCTCGTCTGCGCCGTCCTGCTGAAGGATCTGGGCATCCTCGACGAGATCAAGTTCGTCCATCCCAAGGACATGCAGGACGGCAAGATCGAGATCACCGGCCGCGACATCACCACCAACCTGCCTTACGTCGAGGGCGCCCATCTGGTGTTCGACCATCACCTGTCGGAGACCATGCGCGTCGGCGGGAAGGCGAACCACATCATCGATCCCAAGGCGCCCTCCGCCGCCCGCGTCGTCTATGATTATTACGGCGGCAAGGAGCGCTTCCCGACCATCTCCGAGGAGATGATGGCGGCGGTCGATCAGGCCGACTCGGCCCAATACCAGCGCGAGGACATCCTCAACCCCACCGGCTGGACCCTGCTGAACTTCATCATGGACGCGCGCACCGGCCTCGGCCGCTTCCGCGAGTTCCGGGTGTCGAACTACCAGCTGATGATGGACCTGATCGATTACTGCCGCAGCCATTCCATCGAGCAGATCCTGGAACTGCCCGACGTGAAGGAGCGGGTGGATCTCTACACCCAGCATGCCGAACTGTTCGTCGACCAGTTGAAGCGCTGCGCCACTGTGCGCGGCAACGTCGTCGTGCTCGACCTCCGCCGGGAGGAGACGATCTATGCCGGCAACCGCTTCATGATCTACGCGCTGTTCCCCGACACCAACGTGTCGATCCATGTGCTGTGGGGCCTGAAGCAGCAGAACACCGTGCTGGCCTGCGGCAAATCGATCCTGAACCGCAGTTCGAAGACGGACATCGGCCCGCTGATGCTGCAATATGGCGGCGGCGGCCATCAGGCGGCCGGCACCTGCCAGGTCGACAACGACCGGGCGGAAGAGGTGCTGGAGGCCATCGTCGCCCGTATGCGGGCGGACGGCTGA
- a CDS encoding ankyrin repeat domain-containing protein — protein MKRLLLATLLAAGLSAGSAAPALAQISLFQDTGLMQAINEGDVAKVKGALLRGENPNQADIHGKTALLAAVDRANPAMAGLLLDSGANVNRADKSGNTPLLAAAENGNPDLIDLLLKKGAKVDMENREGMTPLMVAARAGRADVVERLLKAGAKVDRSDFTGRTALHWAQESRNARVGTLLRQAGAR, from the coding sequence ATGAAGCGGCTCCTGCTCGCCACCCTCCTCGCCGCCGGCCTGTCGGCCGGCTCCGCCGCCCCGGCCCTCGCCCAGATCAGCCTGTTCCAGGACACCGGGCTGATGCAGGCGATCAACGAAGGCGACGTCGCCAAGGTGAAGGGCGCCCTGTTGCGGGGTGAGAATCCGAATCAGGCCGACATCCACGGCAAGACCGCCCTGTTGGCGGCGGTGGACCGGGCCAACCCGGCGATGGCCGGCCTGCTGCTGGACAGCGGCGCCAACGTCAACCGCGCCGACAAGTCCGGCAACACCCCGCTGCTGGCCGCCGCCGAGAACGGCAACCCGGATCTGATCGACCTGCTGCTGAAGAAGGGCGCCAAGGTCGACATGGAGAACCGCGAGGGCATGACCCCGCTGATGGTCGCCGCCCGCGCCGGCCGCGCCGACGTGGTGGAGCGGCTGCTGAAGGCCGGCGCCAAGGTCGACCGCTCCGACTTCACCGGCCGTACCGCGCTGCACTGGGCGCAGGAAAGCCGCAACGCCCGCGTCGGCACCCTGCTGCGCCAGGCCGGCGCCCGCTGA
- a CDS encoding cobalamin biosynthesis protein: MFGSAFGGPGPLLLLLLALGIDALFGDWLDRILPDPAGLARRFCNAADARLNRAERGATAQVFRGALVVLALLVIAVAAGLAVEWVGSIGRGWMLELLALLCGLRGRAAWTRVRAVRRALESGGVVPGQEAIQSLTRRHVYGLDEHGIARAAVEAAARAFDRKLVAPVFGYALLGVPGLFVWTVMDGADAALGSPGVRHGRFGSTAATLDDALNALPARLAGLLLALAAPFIGTANAGSAFRTLRSDARKHPSLNMGWPIAAMAGALGLALGGPHRDGGVVISESWIGDGRARVTSADIGRALALSAVAALLLVGLVALLLWGMVGI; this comes from the coding sequence ATGTTCGGTTCGGCCTTCGGCGGTCCCGGCCCGCTGCTGCTTCTGCTGCTGGCGCTGGGGATCGACGCGCTGTTCGGCGACTGGCTGGACCGTATCCTCCCCGATCCCGCCGGGCTGGCGCGGCGTTTCTGCAACGCTGCCGACGCCCGGCTGAACCGGGCGGAACGCGGCGCCACGGCGCAGGTGTTCCGAGGGGCGCTGGTGGTGCTGGCGCTGCTGGTGATCGCCGTGGCGGCCGGGCTGGCGGTCGAATGGGTCGGCTCCATCGGGCGCGGCTGGATGCTGGAGTTGCTGGCCCTGCTCTGCGGCCTGCGCGGGCGGGCGGCCTGGACCCGCGTGCGGGCGGTGCGCCGCGCGCTGGAGAGCGGCGGCGTGGTACCCGGCCAGGAGGCGATCCAGTCGCTGACCCGCCGCCACGTCTATGGGCTGGACGAGCACGGCATCGCCCGCGCGGCGGTGGAGGCCGCGGCCCGCGCCTTCGACCGCAAGCTGGTGGCGCCGGTCTTCGGCTATGCCCTGCTCGGCGTGCCGGGCCTGTTCGTCTGGACCGTCATGGACGGCGCCGACGCCGCGCTGGGCAGCCCCGGCGTCCGCCATGGCCGCTTCGGATCGACCGCGGCAACCTTGGACGACGCGCTGAACGCCCTGCCCGCCCGGCTGGCCGGCCTGCTGCTGGCGCTCGCCGCCCCCTTCATCGGCACCGCCAATGCCGGCAGCGCCTTCCGCACGTTGCGGAGCGACGCGCGCAAGCACCCGTCGCTGAACATGGGCTGGCCGATCGCGGCGATGGCCGGCGCGCTGGGCCTCGCGCTGGGCGGTCCGCACCGCGACGGCGGCGTGGTCATCAGCGAAAGCTGGATCGGCGACGGCCGCGCCCGCGTCACCTCCGCCGACATAGGGCGAGCGCTCGCTCTCTCCGCCGTCGCCGCCCTTCTGCTGGTCGGGCTGGTGGCGCTGCTGCTGTGGGGAATGGTGGGGATTTAA
- a CDS encoding DUF1329 domain-containing protein yields the protein MSGPSIHPPNRREALGLLLGAAVATTASPLPAQNAPPPDESEVGVPRLGEELTPFGAVRADNRTRAIPAWTGGLTRAPRGYVPGRPSPDPYIEDVRWFTVGAADVERYRVRLTAGQQALLEKHPESFELALFPCRRSAAAPQRIYDASMANADRAALGANGLILRDAAVGVPFPIPANGLQAMWNHKLRWRGERMSRTSLTIVQSGDGSRSQTRLREDFLSPYAAGDTAAPPLLYRRAILEPREQAGSSLVVQSTLDPIAARTRAWAREGERGRVVPAPDFSYDTPDPVTGGICTADMLDMFSGALDRFDFTLVTRREMYMPYNAHRLTNPGLTVRDILWPGHPNPQFLRYEMHRVWVVDARLKSNFRHALPDRTYYLDEDSWQILASEHYDGKGELLRYAEAHPIPHWQVPALVPTVEFAFDLTADRYVARGVDNGLPPPQFDAPLKPADFTPEALVRRGRR from the coding sequence ATGAGCGGTCCGTCGATCCACCCCCCCAACCGGCGGGAGGCGCTGGGCCTTCTGCTGGGCGCCGCCGTGGCGACGACGGCATCGCCGTTGCCGGCCCAGAACGCGCCGCCCCCGGATGAATCCGAGGTCGGCGTGCCGCGGCTCGGCGAGGAACTGACGCCCTTCGGGGCGGTGCGCGCCGACAACCGCACGCGGGCGATCCCCGCCTGGACCGGCGGGCTGACGCGGGCGCCGCGCGGCTATGTACCCGGCCGCCCCTCCCCCGATCCCTACATCGAGGATGTCCGCTGGTTCACCGTCGGCGCCGCGGATGTGGAGCGCTACAGGGTGCGGCTGACCGCCGGGCAACAGGCGCTGCTGGAGAAACACCCGGAGAGCTTCGAACTGGCGCTGTTCCCCTGCCGGCGCAGCGCCGCCGCCCCGCAGCGCATCTATGACGCGTCGATGGCGAATGCCGATCGGGCGGCGCTGGGAGCGAACGGACTGATCCTGCGCGACGCCGCGGTCGGCGTGCCCTTCCCCATCCCGGCCAACGGGCTGCAGGCGATGTGGAACCACAAGCTGCGCTGGCGCGGCGAGCGGATGTCGCGCACCAGCCTGACCATCGTCCAGTCCGGCGACGGGTCGCGGTCCCAGACCCGCCTGCGCGAGGATTTCCTCTCTCCCTACGCCGCCGGGGACACGGCGGCCCCGCCGCTGCTCTACCGCCGCGCAATTCTCGAACCGCGGGAACAGGCGGGCAGCAGCCTTGTGGTCCAGTCGACGCTCGACCCCATCGCCGCGCGGACCCGCGCCTGGGCGCGGGAGGGCGAACGCGGCCGGGTGGTGCCGGCGCCCGACTTCTCCTATGACACGCCGGACCCGGTGACGGGCGGCATCTGCACCGCCGATATGCTGGACATGTTCAGCGGCGCGCTCGACCGCTTCGACTTCACGCTGGTGACGCGGCGCGAGATGTACATGCCCTACAACGCCCACCGGCTGACCAACCCCGGCCTGACGGTGCGGGACATCCTGTGGCCGGGGCATCCCAACCCGCAGTTCCTGCGCTACGAGATGCACCGGGTCTGGGTGGTGGATGCCCGGTTGAAGTCGAACTTCCGGCACGCCCTGCCCGACCGCACCTATTATCTGGACGAGGACAGCTGGCAGATCCTGGCGTCGGAGCATTACGACGGCAAGGGCGAGCTGCTGCGCTACGCCGAGGCGCATCCGATCCCGCACTGGCAGGTTCCCGCCCTGGTCCCGACGGTGGAGTTCGCCTTCGACCTGACCGCCGACCGCTATGTCGCCCGCGGCGTGGACAACGGCCTGCCGCCGCCGCAGTTCGACGCGCCGCTCAAGCCGGCGGACTTCACCCCCGAGGCCCTGGTCCGCCGGGGCCGGCGGTAA
- a CDS encoding response regulator, translating to MSTGAAFDDDEILFADEEAEGAADRTGATAVQRVPAHDPAAPPWTILVVDDEADVHAMTGLLLADVAFQRRRLELVSCLTAADARAVLELRRDIAVILLDVVMEEDDSGLKLVRWIRDDLGNRDVRIILRTGQPGQAPQRDVIVDYDINDYKPKADLSAESLFTAVIAALRAFDQIQSIETRVAERTRELRESREQAEEATRAKSAFLATMSHEIRTPMNGVLGMLGLLERTELDEHQRDTVATMRESAGALLRIIDDILDFSKIEAGKMDLERVPLSVPALVEGVAETLAPAAGAKGLVLLTYVDPAIPPALLGDPVRLRQILFNLAGNAIKFTEAGRVVLRAEFEPAAASDNGAADNEDDGAEPLLRIAVCDTGIGIAESTCRRLFQPFTQAESSTTRRFGGTGLGLSISRRLAALMGGEIGVESRPGAGSTFWLRLPLDRTAAAAPARDGGDAIGLDGLTVLLGVPDDTERGFLARYLEQAGARVLPAASPPELATQARVAREAGCVVAVVTIDEALHVPAAARAPDEFGRRSGEPRPPVVLLCHETGGEASATSRPGTRGAEPGTVVLCRPIRRQVLLRAVAVAAGRLVPPPAAHACPHAFPHACVHDAALDSASCMPAADRTAGTTQPSAPAAPGMEEAMAQGRLILVAEDNPVNRKVLLMQLQALGYAAEMAAGGAEALSALDAMRRGGRRYALLLTDVQMPEIDGFELTRRIRAAESGSGEPGIGSRLPIVAITANAAPADIESYRAAGMDDVLSKPLELSQLAVALARWMPPASADVPECAPRPSAPPAGGDALIELGNLRALCGGDAAMVAELLDDFVTIGRGIVADLDTALGNGDRDWMRACAHNLKGSSRNAGAKPLAEAARVLELAATEGAPLSRLAEAADRLRGSFAATCEAIGTELAEAERPAG from the coding sequence ATGAGCACCGGCGCCGCCTTTGACGACGACGAGATCCTGTTCGCCGACGAGGAGGCGGAAGGCGCGGCGGACCGCACCGGCGCCACGGCGGTCCAGCGGGTGCCCGCGCATGACCCGGCCGCCCCGCCCTGGACCATCCTGGTGGTGGACGATGAAGCGGACGTCCATGCCATGACCGGACTGCTGCTGGCCGACGTCGCCTTCCAGCGGCGCCGGCTGGAACTCGTCAGCTGCCTCACCGCGGCGGACGCCCGCGCGGTGCTGGAACTCCGCCGCGACATCGCCGTGATCCTGCTCGACGTGGTGATGGAGGAGGATGACTCCGGCCTGAAGCTGGTCCGCTGGATCAGGGACGATCTGGGGAACCGCGACGTCCGCATCATCCTGCGCACCGGCCAGCCGGGACAGGCGCCGCAGCGCGACGTGATCGTCGATTACGACATCAACGACTACAAGCCGAAGGCCGACCTGTCGGCGGAAAGCCTGTTCACCGCCGTGATCGCGGCGTTGCGCGCCTTCGACCAGATCCAGTCGATCGAGACCCGCGTGGCGGAACGCACGCGCGAACTGCGCGAAAGCCGCGAGCAGGCGGAGGAGGCGACCAGGGCCAAGTCGGCCTTCCTCGCCACCATGAGCCACGAGATCCGCACGCCGATGAACGGGGTGTTGGGCATGCTCGGCCTGCTGGAACGGACCGAGCTGGACGAACACCAGCGCGACACCGTCGCCACCATGCGCGAATCGGCCGGCGCGCTGTTGCGGATCATCGACGACATCCTGGATTTCTCCAAGATCGAAGCCGGGAAGATGGATCTGGAACGGGTGCCGCTGTCGGTCCCGGCATTGGTCGAAGGGGTGGCGGAAACGCTGGCCCCCGCCGCCGGGGCGAAGGGGCTGGTGCTGCTGACCTATGTGGACCCCGCGATTCCGCCGGCCCTGCTGGGCGATCCGGTGCGGCTGCGCCAGATCCTGTTCAACCTCGCCGGCAACGCCATCAAATTCACCGAGGCCGGCCGCGTCGTCCTGCGCGCGGAGTTCGAGCCCGCAGCCGCAAGTGACAATGGGGCGGCTGACAATGAGGATGATGGCGCGGAGCCGCTGCTGCGCATCGCCGTCTGCGACACCGGGATCGGCATCGCCGAATCCACCTGCCGGCGCCTGTTCCAGCCCTTCACCCAGGCGGAAAGCTCGACCACCCGCCGGTTCGGCGGCACCGGGCTGGGATTGTCGATCAGCCGGCGGCTTGCCGCGCTGATGGGGGGAGAGATCGGGGTGGAAAGCCGGCCCGGCGCCGGCTCCACCTTCTGGCTTCGCCTGCCGCTGGACCGCACGGCGGCAGCCGCCCCGGCGAGGGACGGCGGCGACGCCATCGGCCTGGACGGTCTGACGGTGCTGCTGGGCGTGCCCGACGATACCGAGCGCGGGTTCCTCGCCCGCTATCTGGAACAGGCCGGCGCCCGCGTGCTGCCAGCCGCCTCCCCGCCCGAGCTGGCGACCCAGGCCCGCGTCGCGCGGGAGGCCGGATGCGTCGTCGCCGTCGTCACCATCGACGAGGCGCTGCATGTTCCCGCCGCGGCCCGTGCGCCCGACGAGTTCGGCCGCCGCAGCGGCGAGCCCCGGCCGCCGGTGGTCCTGCTCTGCCACGAGACGGGGGGAGAGGCGTCCGCCACCTCCCGTCCCGGCACGCGGGGCGCGGAGCCCGGCACCGTGGTGCTATGCCGCCCGATACGCCGGCAGGTGCTGCTGCGCGCGGTGGCGGTCGCCGCGGGGCGGCTGGTTCCACCGCCCGCCGCCCATGCCTGTCCCCATGCCTTCCCTCATGCCTGCGTCCATGACGCCGCTCTGGACAGCGCTTCCTGCATGCCCGCCGCCGACCGTACCGCCGGCACCACGCAACCGTCCGCGCCCGCCGCGCCCGGCATGGAGGAGGCGATGGCGCAGGGGCGCCTGATCCTGGTGGCGGAAGACAATCCGGTGAACCGCAAGGTTCTGCTGATGCAGTTGCAGGCGCTGGGCTATGCCGCGGAGATGGCCGCGGGCGGGGCGGAGGCACTGTCCGCATTGGATGCCATGCGCCGGGGCGGGCGCCGCTACGCCCTGCTGCTGACCGACGTCCAGATGCCGGAGATCGACGGCTTCGAGCTGACCCGCCGCATCCGCGCCGCCGAATCGGGTAGCGGCGAGCCGGGCATCGGCAGCCGCCTGCCGATCGTCGCGATCACCGCCAACGCCGCCCCCGCCGACATCGAGAGCTACCGCGCCGCCGGCATGGACGATGTGCTGAGCAAGCCGCTGGAGCTGTCGCAACTGGCCGTCGCCCTCGCCCGCTGGATGCCGCCGGCTTCGGCCGATGTGCCGGAGTGCGCTCCGCGGCCATCCGCCCCGCCGGCCGGCGGCGATGCGCTGATCGAACTCGGCAACCTGCGCGCGCTGTGCGGCGGCGATGCGGCGATGGTGGCGGAACTGCTCGACGATTTCGTCACCATCGGCCGTGGGATCGTCGCCGATCTCGACACGGCGCTCGGCAACGGCGACCGCGACTGGATGCGGGCCTGCGCCCATAACCTGAAAGGCTCCTCTCGCAATGCCGGCGCCAAGCCGCTGGCGGAGGCGGCCCGCGTGCTGGAACTGGCCGCCACCGAGGGGGCGCCGCTTTCCCGGCTCGCGGAAGCGGCCGACCGGCTGCGCGGCAGCTTCGCGGCGACCTGCGAGGCCATCGGCACGGAGTTGGCCGAAGCGGAAAGGCCGGCAGGATGA